One Tripterygium wilfordii isolate XIE 37 chromosome 10, ASM1340144v1, whole genome shotgun sequence DNA segment encodes these proteins:
- the LOC120008063 gene encoding RNA-binding protein 25-like isoform X2 — protein MPVDVISNMILCVVITLYYFLPEIDFLHCQFRGKIIIDYLICSHTLTYLHRCLFCFCAGLSRYPSPYPAMVRPAFPLRPLGAVGMLPGVARPHFPGIPGVRPIIPPIVRPVDPSVTPVEKPQTTVYIGKIAPTVDNDFMLSLLRLCGPVKSWKRAQDPSNGTPRGFGFFEFESADGILRALRLLSKFDIDGQELVLNVNQGTREYLERYVEKKTANAKKLKEGQAAEDGKEGDNASGVEKNEVLKSFAEDLKEENDAESKDNNNFSNFGIVTDEDKEDDQDALDKLTNMIDERLKTKPLPPPPAQIPADSSGHANPELLSKLREGDSDVDITKNDAVNDRNDDETTSNNKATSEHDKPETSSPERSRRYDRRSRERDRDIKRDKEREIERYEREAERERVRKEREQRRKIEDAEREYVECLKEWEYRERDKEKQRQNEKEKEKDRERKRKKEILYDEEEDDDSSRKRWRRSTLEDKRRRRQREKEDDLADRLKEEEDIAEVKRRTEEEQQQQLQRDALKLLSGHVINENEKKVTVEESSSEGENKAIEQDEGNLHHPGDGALQNGTSDDSATVANAESEMRQSGNAPSRKLGFGLVGSGKRTAVPSVFHEEDDDDAHKDKKMRPLVPIDYSTEELQAVQPSVSGEQPVNLAAVAEFAKHISHVASKEEKPDAEKERSRRDRSGQRDRDRNDEDNSRTRDNKKEKTYNRERDREVKTSDNKKLLDAKQLIDMIPKTKEELFSYEINWAVYDKHELHERMRPWISKKITEFLGEEETPLVDYILSSTQDHVKASQMLELLVSILDEEAEMFVLKMWRMLIFEIKKVETGLSSKSKG, from the exons ATGCCTGTTGATGTCATCTCTAATATGATTTTATGTGTGGTAATAAcactttattattttcttccagAAATTGATTTTTTGCATTGTCAGTTCAGaggaaaaataattattgactACTTAATTTGTAGCCATACACTGACATATCTGCATAGatgcttgttttgtttttgtgcagGACTTTCTCGATATCCTTCTCCATACCCAGCTATGGTTCGACCTGCATTTCCTCTACGACCACTTGGAGCAGTCGGCATGCTTCCGGGAGTAGCACGTCCCCATTTTCCTGGTATCCCAGGGGTTCGGCCGATTATCCCTCCTATTGTGAGGCCAGTTGATCCTTCTGTTACACCAGTGGAGAAACCTCAAACTACAGTATATATTGGCAAGATAGCGCCAACGGTGGATAATGATTTTATGCTCTCTCTCCTTCGG TTATGTGGACCTGTTAAGAGCTGGAAACGAGCACAAGATCCTTCAAATGGGACTCCTAGAGGCTTTGGATTCTTTGAATTTGAGTCAGCTGATGGGATTCTACGTGCATTAAGACTGCTTAGTAAATTTGATATTGATGGGCAGGAGCTGGTG ttaaaTGTTAATCAAGGAACGAGAGAATATCTCGAGCGATATGTGGAAAAGAAAACTGCAAATGCGAAGAAACTAAAGGAAGGTCAAGCTGCTGAGGATGGGAAAGAAGGGGATAATGCTTCAGGTGTTGAGAAGAATGAAGTTCTTAAATCCTTTGCTGAAGACTTGAAGGAGGAAAATGATGCGGAGAGTAAAGATAACAATAATTTTTCCAACTTTGGGATCGTGACTGATGAAGACAAGGAAGATGATCAAGATGCCCTAGATAAGCTTACAAATATGATAGATGAGAGGTTAAAGACCAAACCGCTGCCTCCACCTCCTGCACAAATACCTGCTGATAGTTCTGGGCATGCAAACCCAGAACTGCTGTCTAAATTGAGGGAGGGAGACTCTGATGTGGATATAACTAAAAATG ATGCAGTCAATGATAGAAATGATGATGAGACAACTAGTAACAACAAAGCAACAAGTGAGCATGATAAGCCTGAAACAAGCTCACCTGAAAGGAGTAGAAGATATGACAGAAGaagcagagagagagacagagacataAAACGAGACAAGGAACGGGAAATTGAGAGATACGAAAGAGAAGCAGAGCGAGAACGAGTAAGGAAAGAGAGGgagcaaagaagaaagatagaGGATGCTGAACGTGAGTATGTGGAGTGCCTTAAAGAGTGGGAGTATAGAGAACGAGACAAAGAGAAGCAGCGACAGaatgagaaggagaaggagaaagaCAGGGAACGTAAGCGCAAGAAGGAGATTCtttatgatgaagaagaagatgatgatagtTCAAGGAAAAGGTGGCGAAGGAGTACACTGGAGGATAAGAGGAGAAGGAGACAACGAGAAAAAGAGGACGACTTGGCTGACAGgctaaaagaagaggaagatatTGCTGAGGTCAAGAGGAGGACTGAGGAAGAACAGCAGCAGCAACTACAGAGAGATGCATTGAAACTTTTGTCCGGACATGTtataaatgaaaatgagaaaaaagtAACGGTAGAAGAAAGCAGTTCTGAAGGTGAAAATAAAGCAATTGAGCAGGATGAAGGTAATCTACACCATCCAG GTGATGGAGCTTTACAGAATGGTACTAGTGATGATTCAGCGACAGTGGCAAATGCGGAATCAGAAATGCGGCAGAGTGGCAATGCCCCTTCAAGAAAGTTGGGGTTTGGTTTAGTTGGTTCTGGAAAACGAACTGCTGTTCCATCTGTGTTCCatgaggaagatgatgatgatgcacaCAAGGATAAAAAGATGAGGCCCCTGGTTCCCATTGATTATTCAACTGAGGAATTGCAGGCCGTCCAACCTAGTGTTTCTGGAGAACAACCTGTAAATCTGGCTGCTGTGGCAGAATTTGCGAAGCACATTTCACATGTTGCTTCCAAAGAAGAGAAGCCTGatgcagaaaaagaaagaagcagaCGTGATCGTTCAGGCCAGAGGGATAGAGACAGGAATGATGAGGATAATAGTCGAACCAGggataataaaaaagagaagactTATAACCGAGAAAGGGACCGAGAGGTCAAGACATCAGATAATAAGAAGCTCTTGGATGCAAAACAACTGATTGATATGATCCCAAAGACCAAGGAGGAATTGTTCTCATATGAAATAAATTGGGCTGTGTATGACAAG CACGAATTGCATGAGAGAATGAGACCATGGATATCCAAGAAAATTACAGAGTTCTTGGGAGAGGAAGAAACCCCCCTTGTAGATTACATTTTATCAAGTACTCAAGACCAT
- the LOC120008063 gene encoding RNA-binding protein 25-like isoform X3, which yields MVRPAFPLRPLGAVGMLPGVARPHFPGIPGVRPIIPPIVRPVDPSVTPVEKPQTTVYIGKIAPTVDNDFMLSLLRLCGPVKSWKRAQDPSNGTPRGFGFFEFESADGILRALRLLSKFDIDGQELVLNVNQGTREYLERYVEKKTANAKKLKEGQAAEDGKEGDNASGVEKNEVLKSFAEDLKEENDAESKDNNNFSNFGIVTDEDKEDDQDALDKLTNMIDERLKTKPLPPPPAQIPADSSGHANPELLSKLREGDSDVDITKNDAVNDRNDDETTSNNKATSEHDKPETSSPERSRRYDRRSRERDRDIKRDKEREIERYEREAERERVRKEREQRRKIEDAEREYVECLKEWEYRERDKEKQRQNEKEKEKDRERKRKKEILYDEEEDDDSSRKRWRRSTLEDKRRRRQREKEDDLADRLKEEEDIAEVKRRTEEEQQQQLQRDALKLLSGHVINENEKKVTVEESSSEGENKAIEQDEGNLHHPGDGALQNGTSDDSATVANAESEMRQSGNAPSRKLGFGLVGSGKRTAVPSVFHEEDDDDAHKDKKMRPLVPIDYSTEELQAVQPSVSGEQPVNLAAVAEFAKHISHVASKEEKPDAEKERSRRDRSGQRDRDRNDEDNSRTRDNKKEKTYNRERDREVKTSDNKKLLDAKQLIDMIPKTKEELFSYEINWAVYDKHELHERMRPWISKKITEFLGEEETPLVDYILSSTQDHVKASQMLELLVSILDEEAEMFVLKMWRMLIFEIKKVETGLSSKSKG from the exons ATGGTTCGACCTGCATTTCCTCTACGACCACTTGGAGCAGTCGGCATGCTTCCGGGAGTAGCACGTCCCCATTTTCCTGGTATCCCAGGGGTTCGGCCGATTATCCCTCCTATTGTGAGGCCAGTTGATCCTTCTGTTACACCAGTGGAGAAACCTCAAACTACAGTATATATTGGCAAGATAGCGCCAACGGTGGATAATGATTTTATGCTCTCTCTCCTTCGG TTATGTGGACCTGTTAAGAGCTGGAAACGAGCACAAGATCCTTCAAATGGGACTCCTAGAGGCTTTGGATTCTTTGAATTTGAGTCAGCTGATGGGATTCTACGTGCATTAAGACTGCTTAGTAAATTTGATATTGATGGGCAGGAGCTGGTG ttaaaTGTTAATCAAGGAACGAGAGAATATCTCGAGCGATATGTGGAAAAGAAAACTGCAAATGCGAAGAAACTAAAGGAAGGTCAAGCTGCTGAGGATGGGAAAGAAGGGGATAATGCTTCAGGTGTTGAGAAGAATGAAGTTCTTAAATCCTTTGCTGAAGACTTGAAGGAGGAAAATGATGCGGAGAGTAAAGATAACAATAATTTTTCCAACTTTGGGATCGTGACTGATGAAGACAAGGAAGATGATCAAGATGCCCTAGATAAGCTTACAAATATGATAGATGAGAGGTTAAAGACCAAACCGCTGCCTCCACCTCCTGCACAAATACCTGCTGATAGTTCTGGGCATGCAAACCCAGAACTGCTGTCTAAATTGAGGGAGGGAGACTCTGATGTGGATATAACTAAAAATG ATGCAGTCAATGATAGAAATGATGATGAGACAACTAGTAACAACAAAGCAACAAGTGAGCATGATAAGCCTGAAACAAGCTCACCTGAAAGGAGTAGAAGATATGACAGAAGaagcagagagagagacagagacataAAACGAGACAAGGAACGGGAAATTGAGAGATACGAAAGAGAAGCAGAGCGAGAACGAGTAAGGAAAGAGAGGgagcaaagaagaaagatagaGGATGCTGAACGTGAGTATGTGGAGTGCCTTAAAGAGTGGGAGTATAGAGAACGAGACAAAGAGAAGCAGCGACAGaatgagaaggagaaggagaaagaCAGGGAACGTAAGCGCAAGAAGGAGATTCtttatgatgaagaagaagatgatgatagtTCAAGGAAAAGGTGGCGAAGGAGTACACTGGAGGATAAGAGGAGAAGGAGACAACGAGAAAAAGAGGACGACTTGGCTGACAGgctaaaagaagaggaagatatTGCTGAGGTCAAGAGGAGGACTGAGGAAGAACAGCAGCAGCAACTACAGAGAGATGCATTGAAACTTTTGTCCGGACATGTtataaatgaaaatgagaaaaaagtAACGGTAGAAGAAAGCAGTTCTGAAGGTGAAAATAAAGCAATTGAGCAGGATGAAGGTAATCTACACCATCCAG GTGATGGAGCTTTACAGAATGGTACTAGTGATGATTCAGCGACAGTGGCAAATGCGGAATCAGAAATGCGGCAGAGTGGCAATGCCCCTTCAAGAAAGTTGGGGTTTGGTTTAGTTGGTTCTGGAAAACGAACTGCTGTTCCATCTGTGTTCCatgaggaagatgatgatgatgcacaCAAGGATAAAAAGATGAGGCCCCTGGTTCCCATTGATTATTCAACTGAGGAATTGCAGGCCGTCCAACCTAGTGTTTCTGGAGAACAACCTGTAAATCTGGCTGCTGTGGCAGAATTTGCGAAGCACATTTCACATGTTGCTTCCAAAGAAGAGAAGCCTGatgcagaaaaagaaagaagcagaCGTGATCGTTCAGGCCAGAGGGATAGAGACAGGAATGATGAGGATAATAGTCGAACCAGggataataaaaaagagaagactTATAACCGAGAAAGGGACCGAGAGGTCAAGACATCAGATAATAAGAAGCTCTTGGATGCAAAACAACTGATTGATATGATCCCAAAGACCAAGGAGGAATTGTTCTCATATGAAATAAATTGGGCTGTGTATGACAAG CACGAATTGCATGAGAGAATGAGACCATGGATATCCAAGAAAATTACAGAGTTCTTGGGAGAGGAAGAAACCCCCCTTGTAGATTACATTTTATCAAGTACTCAAGACCAT
- the LOC120008063 gene encoding RNA-binding protein 25-like isoform X1 has protein sequence MADAPAPPATEDPSSQQSEPDNPTSQTSQTDPASVAPAPPQQQSSTPVAPIPNPNPSPALVPPPPPPVASYAPPPMSGAGATASVPPSVPFFRPVPQVSPIPNYQNPGVPPPGVSSAPSMMPGSVPAPMISYQVPPGQSMNPAMRPYPPMPNGYVATPQGTMIPAGLSRYPSPYPAMVRPAFPLRPLGAVGMLPGVARPHFPGIPGVRPIIPPIVRPVDPSVTPVEKPQTTVYIGKIAPTVDNDFMLSLLRLCGPVKSWKRAQDPSNGTPRGFGFFEFESADGILRALRLLSKFDIDGQELVLNVNQGTREYLERYVEKKTANAKKLKEGQAAEDGKEGDNASGVEKNEVLKSFAEDLKEENDAESKDNNNFSNFGIVTDEDKEDDQDALDKLTNMIDERLKTKPLPPPPAQIPADSSGHANPELLSKLREGDSDVDITKNDAVNDRNDDETTSNNKATSEHDKPETSSPERSRRYDRRSRERDRDIKRDKEREIERYEREAERERVRKEREQRRKIEDAEREYVECLKEWEYRERDKEKQRQNEKEKEKDRERKRKKEILYDEEEDDDSSRKRWRRSTLEDKRRRRQREKEDDLADRLKEEEDIAEVKRRTEEEQQQQLQRDALKLLSGHVINENEKKVTVEESSSEGENKAIEQDEGNLHHPGDGALQNGTSDDSATVANAESEMRQSGNAPSRKLGFGLVGSGKRTAVPSVFHEEDDDDAHKDKKMRPLVPIDYSTEELQAVQPSVSGEQPVNLAAVAEFAKHISHVASKEEKPDAEKERSRRDRSGQRDRDRNDEDNSRTRDNKKEKTYNRERDREVKTSDNKKLLDAKQLIDMIPKTKEELFSYEINWAVYDKHELHERMRPWISKKITEFLGEEETPLVDYILSSTQDHVKASQMLELLVSILDEEAEMFVLKMWRMLIFEIKKVETGLSSKSKG, from the exons ATGGCTGACGCCCCAGCCCCTCCAGCGACCGAAGACCCCAGTTCCCAACAATCGGAACCAGATAACCCTACGTCGCAAACTTCCCAAACTGATCCAGCGTCCGTCGCACCAGCTCCACCGCAACAGCAGTCATCAACACCCGTAGCGCCAATCCCTAACCCTAATCCGAGTCCGGCTCTAGTGCCCCCACCACCCCCTCCAGTGGCATCCTATGCGCCACCACCGATGTCCGGTGCAGGTGCAACCGCCAGCGTCCCTCCTAGTGTCCCGTTTTTCCGTCCGGTTCCGCAGGTCTCGCCGATTCCGAATTACCAAAACCCTGGCGTGCCGCCGCCTGGTGTGAGTTCCGCGCCATCGATGATGCCCGGCTCGGTGCCGGCGCCCATGATTTCATATCAAGTTCCGCCCGGTCAGTCTATGAATCCGGCAATGAGACCTTATCCTCCAATGCCGAATGGTTATGTAGCTACTCCACAAGGGACCATGATTCCTGCCG GACTTTCTCGATATCCTTCTCCATACCCAGCTATGGTTCGACCTGCATTTCCTCTACGACCACTTGGAGCAGTCGGCATGCTTCCGGGAGTAGCACGTCCCCATTTTCCTGGTATCCCAGGGGTTCGGCCGATTATCCCTCCTATTGTGAGGCCAGTTGATCCTTCTGTTACACCAGTGGAGAAACCTCAAACTACAGTATATATTGGCAAGATAGCGCCAACGGTGGATAATGATTTTATGCTCTCTCTCCTTCGG TTATGTGGACCTGTTAAGAGCTGGAAACGAGCACAAGATCCTTCAAATGGGACTCCTAGAGGCTTTGGATTCTTTGAATTTGAGTCAGCTGATGGGATTCTACGTGCATTAAGACTGCTTAGTAAATTTGATATTGATGGGCAGGAGCTGGTG ttaaaTGTTAATCAAGGAACGAGAGAATATCTCGAGCGATATGTGGAAAAGAAAACTGCAAATGCGAAGAAACTAAAGGAAGGTCAAGCTGCTGAGGATGGGAAAGAAGGGGATAATGCTTCAGGTGTTGAGAAGAATGAAGTTCTTAAATCCTTTGCTGAAGACTTGAAGGAGGAAAATGATGCGGAGAGTAAAGATAACAATAATTTTTCCAACTTTGGGATCGTGACTGATGAAGACAAGGAAGATGATCAAGATGCCCTAGATAAGCTTACAAATATGATAGATGAGAGGTTAAAGACCAAACCGCTGCCTCCACCTCCTGCACAAATACCTGCTGATAGTTCTGGGCATGCAAACCCAGAACTGCTGTCTAAATTGAGGGAGGGAGACTCTGATGTGGATATAACTAAAAATG ATGCAGTCAATGATAGAAATGATGATGAGACAACTAGTAACAACAAAGCAACAAGTGAGCATGATAAGCCTGAAACAAGCTCACCTGAAAGGAGTAGAAGATATGACAGAAGaagcagagagagagacagagacataAAACGAGACAAGGAACGGGAAATTGAGAGATACGAAAGAGAAGCAGAGCGAGAACGAGTAAGGAAAGAGAGGgagcaaagaagaaagatagaGGATGCTGAACGTGAGTATGTGGAGTGCCTTAAAGAGTGGGAGTATAGAGAACGAGACAAAGAGAAGCAGCGACAGaatgagaaggagaaggagaaagaCAGGGAACGTAAGCGCAAGAAGGAGATTCtttatgatgaagaagaagatgatgatagtTCAAGGAAAAGGTGGCGAAGGAGTACACTGGAGGATAAGAGGAGAAGGAGACAACGAGAAAAAGAGGACGACTTGGCTGACAGgctaaaagaagaggaagatatTGCTGAGGTCAAGAGGAGGACTGAGGAAGAACAGCAGCAGCAACTACAGAGAGATGCATTGAAACTTTTGTCCGGACATGTtataaatgaaaatgagaaaaaagtAACGGTAGAAGAAAGCAGTTCTGAAGGTGAAAATAAAGCAATTGAGCAGGATGAAGGTAATCTACACCATCCAG GTGATGGAGCTTTACAGAATGGTACTAGTGATGATTCAGCGACAGTGGCAAATGCGGAATCAGAAATGCGGCAGAGTGGCAATGCCCCTTCAAGAAAGTTGGGGTTTGGTTTAGTTGGTTCTGGAAAACGAACTGCTGTTCCATCTGTGTTCCatgaggaagatgatgatgatgcacaCAAGGATAAAAAGATGAGGCCCCTGGTTCCCATTGATTATTCAACTGAGGAATTGCAGGCCGTCCAACCTAGTGTTTCTGGAGAACAACCTGTAAATCTGGCTGCTGTGGCAGAATTTGCGAAGCACATTTCACATGTTGCTTCCAAAGAAGAGAAGCCTGatgcagaaaaagaaagaagcagaCGTGATCGTTCAGGCCAGAGGGATAGAGACAGGAATGATGAGGATAATAGTCGAACCAGggataataaaaaagagaagactTATAACCGAGAAAGGGACCGAGAGGTCAAGACATCAGATAATAAGAAGCTCTTGGATGCAAAACAACTGATTGATATGATCCCAAAGACCAAGGAGGAATTGTTCTCATATGAAATAAATTGGGCTGTGTATGACAAG CACGAATTGCATGAGAGAATGAGACCATGGATATCCAAGAAAATTACAGAGTTCTTGGGAGAGGAAGAAACCCCCCTTGTAGATTACATTTTATCAAGTACTCAAGACCAT